In a single window of the Balaenoptera acutorostrata chromosome 3, mBalAcu1.1, whole genome shotgun sequence genome:
- the LOC130707492 gene encoding nucleolar protein 56-like: MKEAMVQAEEAAAEITRKLEKQEKKRLKKEKKRLAAIALASSENSSSTPEECEETSERPKKKKKQKPQEAPQENGMEDPSVSSKPKKKKSFSKGELVSSDLEETAGSGSLPKRKKSFPKEEPDSDPEESGNKRVPKKKRKFSSKEEPLSSGPEEAAASKSSSSKKKKKLRKLSQEN; this comes from the coding sequence ATGAAGGAGGCAATGGTTCAGGCAGAGGAAGCGGCTGCTGAGATTACTAGGAAGCTGGAGAAACAGGAGAAGAAACgcttgaagaaggaaaagaaaaggctggcTGCGATTGCCCTAGCGTCTTCAGAAAACAGCAGTAGTACCCCAGAGGAATGTGAGGAGACAAGTGAAAgacccaaaaagaagaaaaagcaaaagcccCAGGAGGCTCCTCAGGAGAATGGAATGGAAGACCCATCTGTCTCCTCCAAacccaaaaaaaagaaatctttttccaAGGGGGAGCTGGTTAGTAGTGATCTTGAAGAGACAGCTGGCAGTGGAAGTCTTCCCAAGAGGAAAAAATCTTTCCCCAAAGAGGAACCAGATAGTGACCCTGAAGAGTCAGGAAACAAGAGGGTccccaagaaaaagaggaaattctctTCCAAGGAGGAGCCTCTCAGCAGTGGACCTGAAGAGGCTGCTGCCAGCAAGAGCAGCagctccaagaaaaagaaaaagctccgAAAGCTATCCCAGGAAAATTAG